One part of the Hyphomicrobiales bacterium genome encodes these proteins:
- a CDS encoding flagellin: protein TSNLINTLEAGAGDLTLADLNEEGANLLTLQTRQQLASTSLSFATQSDSSVLSLF from the coding sequence ACATCAAACCTCATCAATACACTTGAGGCTGGTGCCGGTGACTTGACACTTGCTGATTTGAACGAAGAAGGCGCAAACCTACTGACACTTCAAACACGTCAGCAGCTTGCTTCTACATCGCTCTCATTCGCGACACAGTCAGACTCATCAGTTTTGTCACTCTTCTAG